In one Candidatus Eisenbacteria bacterium genomic region, the following are encoded:
- a CDS encoding glucose-6-phosphate dehydrogenase yields MTGPRADALVFFGATGDLAYKKIFPTLHAMARRGHLDVPVVAVAREAWTLEQLRARAHESIDTHGGGVDETAFATLAARLEYVDGDYADRNTYRTLHEKLSGASRPLHYLAIPPSMFATVVEGLEGAGNARDARVVLEKPFGRDLGSAQALNATLHRVFDESSIFRIDHYLGKRSVQNLVMFRFGNTFLEPIWNRNYVASVQITMAESFGVQGRGRFYEEAGAIRDVVQNHLLQVVSFLAMEPPLTTYHESIRDEQVKVFRAIRPLDPEDLVRGQFRGYRKEPGVAPNS; encoded by the coding sequence GTGACCGGCCCCCGTGCCGATGCGCTCGTCTTCTTTGGTGCTACGGGCGATCTGGCCTACAAGAAGATCTTCCCCACGTTGCACGCCATGGCTCGTCGCGGCCACCTCGACGTGCCCGTGGTCGCGGTGGCGCGCGAGGCCTGGACGCTCGAGCAGCTTCGGGCGCGCGCCCACGAGAGCATCGACACGCACGGAGGCGGTGTGGACGAGACGGCCTTCGCGACGCTCGCTGCCCGCCTGGAATATGTCGACGGGGACTACGCCGATCGGAACACCTACCGCACCCTGCACGAGAAGCTTTCGGGTGCGTCGCGGCCGCTCCACTATCTCGCGATTCCGCCCAGCATGTTCGCCACGGTCGTCGAAGGGCTGGAGGGTGCGGGTAACGCGCGTGACGCCAGGGTCGTCCTCGAGAAGCCCTTCGGCCGGGATCTCGGGTCCGCGCAGGCCCTGAATGCCACGCTGCATCGCGTGTTCGACGAATCGTCGATCTTCCGGATCGATCACTACCTCGGCAAGCGGTCCGTCCAGAACCTCGTGATGTTCCGCTTCGGCAACACCTTCCTCGAACCCATCTGGAACCGGAACTATGTCGCCAGCGTCCAGATCACGATGGCGGAGAGCTTCGGGGTCCAGGGCCGTGGGCGGTTCTACGAGGAGGCGGGAGCCATCCGCGACGTCGTGCAGAACCACTTGCTGCAGGTGGTGAGCTTCCTCGCGATGGAGCCTCCCCTGACGACGTACCATGAGTCGATCCGCGACGAGCAGGTGAAGGTGTTCCGCGCGATTCGCCCGCTCGATCCCGAAGATCTCGTGCGCGGGCAGTTCCGCGGGTACCGGAAGGAGCCAGGCGTGGCACCGAACTCC